From Synoicihabitans lomoniglobus, the proteins below share one genomic window:
- a CDS encoding serine/threonine-protein kinase — protein MPEDDQIFADALELDPTARTAFVDRVCAENLPQRQRVLALLASHDAATSFLQQPLVNRPTTATAAQVGDVIDHYVLQRKIGEGGCGTVYLAEQTAPVRRLVALKIIKLGMDTVEVIRRFEAERQALALMEHPDIARVFDAGATAEGRPFFVMEFVDGQPITTFADEHDLPLAARLELFRRVCLAVQHAHQKGVIHRDLKPSNVLVTMHDGVPCPKVIDFGIAKATESRHADAAVLTTVEQFMGTPAYMSPEQTGAGSDDIDTRSDIYSLGVLLYELLTGQPPFEAPTLVKIGLDEMRRHIREVEPPRPSTRLHTLAPDTLATTARHRHITVPSLINLVKGDLDWIVMRCLEKNRDRRYDSAIGLAQDLQRHLNHEPVEARPASTAYRLKKMVRRHRLAVGATAAIVATMILGTVISVNQAVRAGRAERLARDEAAISRAVNDFLVSDLLRQADSFFQADGGETADPDLRVRDALDRAAATVGERFADQPLVEAAVRTAIAVSYLGLNLTSLAEPHATRAWELRRDLLGPEHPDTCEARSAMGRVHMGHDEYPEAAAVFQHLLSVQMARHGPTADEVLDTRNYLASSLQGAGREAEAEAVLQEGLDQVRRASRPEDKQVLSLMHNLAHSYGQQGRPAEAEAANREIIAIARRVLGPDHPETINTMNNLASNYLDQGKFEQAVTLNRDVWEKVTRILGPDHYRSIVSMANLSLALKKTGEREEAEQLESTALANASRVLGSEHSLTLTLTNNLASSLLHRGKVDEAIALRETLLEVFTRTLGDQHPSTLTILANLGHNYREQGRYEDAERVMLRAIEGMNLVLGPEHPTTLIIQGNLAGNYSRMNQWDDAARIWRWKLDIQEATLAPDHQQRLLTMRDLAWAYQQLKHYDKAVPLWTALFALDKTRDGPAHPKTTLVSMSNLAFDLIELKDFATAEPLLLDTYATLSTLPESETPPDVPRHLRATVERLIKLYGQTNQPDETAHWQSVLDALPAAEPDVGA, from the coding sequence ATGCCCGAAGACGATCAAATTTTTGCCGACGCTCTCGAACTCGACCCCACCGCACGGACTGCCTTTGTCGACCGCGTCTGCGCGGAGAATCTCCCCCAGCGCCAACGCGTCCTGGCGTTGCTGGCTTCCCACGACGCCGCCACGAGTTTCCTCCAACAACCGCTGGTCAATCGCCCCACCACCGCGACCGCCGCCCAAGTGGGCGACGTGATCGACCACTACGTGCTGCAACGCAAGATCGGCGAAGGCGGTTGCGGCACGGTGTATCTCGCGGAACAAACCGCGCCGGTGCGCCGTCTCGTCGCCCTGAAGATCATCAAACTCGGCATGGACACCGTGGAGGTCATTCGCCGGTTCGAAGCCGAACGCCAGGCGCTGGCCCTCATGGAGCACCCGGACATCGCCCGGGTTTTCGACGCCGGCGCCACCGCCGAGGGCCGCCCCTTCTTCGTGATGGAATTCGTCGATGGCCAACCGATCACGACGTTTGCCGATGAACACGACCTGCCCCTGGCTGCTCGCTTGGAGCTCTTCCGGCGCGTCTGCCTCGCCGTGCAGCACGCGCACCAAAAGGGGGTGATTCATCGTGACCTCAAACCATCCAATGTGCTGGTGACCATGCACGACGGCGTCCCCTGCCCCAAGGTCATCGACTTCGGCATCGCCAAAGCCACGGAGTCCCGCCACGCCGACGCGGCGGTGCTGACGACCGTGGAACAATTCATGGGCACCCCCGCCTACATGAGTCCGGAACAGACCGGCGCAGGTAGTGATGATATTGATACGCGCAGCGACATCTACAGTCTCGGCGTTCTGCTGTATGAATTGCTCACCGGGCAACCCCCGTTCGAGGCGCCGACCCTGGTCAAGATCGGGCTGGATGAGATGCGTCGGCACATTCGCGAAGTCGAGCCGCCGCGTCCATCCACCCGCCTGCACACCCTCGCACCCGATACACTGGCCACGACGGCCCGCCACCGTCACATCACCGTGCCTTCGTTGATCAATCTCGTGAAAGGCGATCTCGACTGGATCGTCATGCGCTGCCTGGAAAAAAACCGGGACCGGCGCTATGACTCGGCGATCGGTCTCGCGCAGGATCTGCAACGCCACCTCAACCACGAACCCGTGGAGGCCCGGCCGGCCAGCACCGCCTATCGGTTGAAGAAAATGGTGCGCCGCCACCGCCTCGCCGTGGGGGCGACCGCCGCGATTGTTGCGACCATGATACTCGGCACGGTGATCAGCGTGAACCAGGCGGTTCGCGCCGGTCGCGCCGAACGTCTGGCCCGGGATGAGGCGGCGATTTCCCGAGCGGTAAACGATTTCCTGGTGTCGGATCTCCTCCGCCAAGCCGACAGTTTTTTCCAGGCCGACGGCGGCGAAACCGCCGATCCCGATCTACGCGTGCGCGACGCCCTCGATCGCGCCGCCGCCACGGTTGGCGAGCGCTTCGCTGATCAGCCTCTGGTGGAGGCGGCGGTGCGCACGGCGATCGCGGTGTCGTATCTCGGACTCAACCTCACCAGCCTGGCGGAGCCCCACGCCACCCGGGCGTGGGAATTGCGCCGCGATCTGCTCGGTCCCGAACATCCGGATACATGCGAGGCTCGTTCGGCCATGGGCCGTGTGCACATGGGGCACGATGAATACCCTGAGGCCGCGGCGGTGTTTCAGCACCTACTCTCGGTGCAGATGGCGCGGCACGGTCCGACCGCCGACGAGGTGCTCGATACCCGCAACTATCTGGCGAGCTCGCTGCAAGGTGCCGGCCGCGAAGCCGAAGCCGAGGCGGTGCTGCAGGAAGGGTTGGACCAGGTCCGCCGTGCCTCGCGTCCCGAAGACAAACAGGTGCTCTCCCTGATGCACAATCTGGCGCACAGTTACGGACAACAAGGTCGACCGGCCGAAGCTGAAGCTGCCAACCGGGAGATCATTGCCATCGCTCGTCGCGTGCTGGGACCGGACCATCCCGAAACCATCAACACGATGAACAACCTCGCGTCGAACTACCTCGATCAGGGCAAGTTCGAACAGGCGGTCACGCTCAATCGGGACGTGTGGGAAAAGGTCACCCGTATTCTGGGGCCCGACCACTATCGTTCGATTGTATCCATGGCCAACCTCTCCCTGGCACTCAAGAAAACGGGGGAACGCGAGGAAGCGGAGCAACTCGAATCCACGGCGCTGGCCAACGCGAGTCGCGTGCTTGGGTCCGAGCACTCTCTCACGCTCACCCTGACGAACAATCTCGCGTCGTCACTTCTCCATCGCGGCAAAGTCGACGAAGCCATTGCCCTGCGCGAAACATTACTCGAGGTATTCACCCGCACCCTGGGTGATCAACATCCCTCCACGCTCACGATTCTCGCCAACCTCGGTCACAACTACCGGGAGCAGGGCCGCTACGAGGACGCCGAACGCGTCATGCTCCGCGCCATCGAAGGGATGAACCTCGTGCTCGGTCCGGAGCACCCCACCACCCTCATCATCCAAGGCAATCTCGCCGGCAACTACAGCAGAATGAATCAATGGGATGACGCGGCCCGCATCTGGCGCTGGAAACTCGACATCCAGGAAGCCACGCTCGCGCCCGACCATCAACAGCGCCTCCTCACGATGCGCGATTTGGCGTGGGCTTACCAACAGCTCAAACACTACGACAAGGCCGTGCCGCTGTGGACGGCTTTGTTTGCGTTGGATAAAACTCGCGACGGCCCGGCCCATCCGAAGACCACACTCGTCAGCATGTCCAACCTCGCCTTTGACCTCATCGAGCTGAAGGACTTCGCCACGGCCGAGCCGCTGCTACTGGACACCTACGCGACCCTCTCAACCTTGCCCGAATCCGAAACTCCGCCCGATGTCCCGCGGCACCTTCGCGCCACGGTGGAACGTCTCATCAAACTCTATGGGCAAACGAACCAACCGGACGAAACCGCCCATTGGCAGAGCGTGCTCGACGCCCTGCCCGCCGCGGAACCGGATGTCGGAGCCTAG
- a CDS encoding hemolysin family protein encodes MLLNLIVVAALVVANGFFVAAEFALVKVRVGELKAQAAGGHGKAVRALSIHQNLDTYLSACQLGITLASLGLGWVGEPMVASSLEPLLLQLGIAIEWHHYIAFPVAFTAITFLHITLGEQVPKIYAIAKSHAVTLHVSHPLHWFTVAFKPFIWALNALSNSMLRVIGFDTEELHGGALNAAELKLLLRESKDGGHVSNKEHKMIVNVLDLEAKSARRYAVPRHTVVFLDLNESFAENLAVANRSQHTRLPLCDGGLDKCVGVIHVKDLFQQLAEQKTPHDLRALARPVSLLPETIKLQALLAHFQKKKEHLVLLVDEFGSVSGIITIENVLEEVVGAIEDEFDHEVGFITLLNAQEAEARGSCPIDHLCRAFNLPPRETEADTVAGYITELMQRIPHKGESVRDADFAFTITEATASTVVRVKIALLVEG; translated from the coding sequence ATGCTTCTCAATCTTATCGTCGTCGCGGCTCTGGTCGTAGCCAACGGATTCTTCGTCGCCGCCGAGTTCGCTCTCGTCAAAGTTCGAGTAGGGGAACTCAAGGCCCAGGCTGCGGGCGGCCACGGCAAGGCCGTGCGCGCTTTGTCGATTCATCAGAATCTGGATACTTACCTGTCGGCCTGCCAACTTGGCATCACGCTGGCGAGTCTGGGTCTCGGTTGGGTGGGCGAGCCGATGGTGGCGAGTTCGCTGGAGCCGCTTTTGCTGCAACTTGGCATCGCGATCGAGTGGCACCATTACATCGCGTTCCCCGTGGCGTTCACGGCGATTACCTTTTTGCACATCACGCTGGGCGAGCAGGTGCCCAAGATTTATGCGATCGCCAAATCCCACGCGGTGACGCTGCACGTGTCCCATCCGCTTCATTGGTTTACGGTCGCGTTCAAACCCTTCATCTGGGCGCTCAATGCCCTCAGTAACAGCATGCTGCGGGTCATCGGTTTTGATACCGAGGAGTTGCACGGCGGGGCGCTGAACGCGGCCGAGCTCAAGCTGCTCCTGCGTGAGTCCAAGGACGGCGGCCACGTCTCCAACAAGGAGCACAAAATGATTGTGAATGTGCTCGATCTGGAGGCGAAGTCCGCGCGCCGCTACGCGGTGCCGCGGCACACGGTCGTCTTCCTCGATTTGAACGAATCATTCGCCGAAAACCTGGCGGTGGCCAACCGTTCCCAGCACACGCGATTGCCGCTCTGCGATGGCGGCTTGGACAAGTGCGTCGGGGTGATTCACGTGAAGGATCTGTTCCAACAGCTCGCCGAGCAAAAGACGCCCCATGACCTGCGGGCGCTGGCCCGGCCCGTCAGCTTGTTGCCCGAGACGATCAAACTGCAGGCGCTGCTCGCCCACTTTCAAAAGAAGAAGGAGCATCTGGTGTTGCTCGTCGACGAGTTCGGCAGCGTATCGGGTATCATCACGATCGAGAACGTGCTGGAGGAGGTGGTTGGCGCGATTGAGGATGAGTTCGATCACGAGGTCGGTTTCATCACTCTGCTCAATGCGCAGGAGGCCGAAGCGCGCGGATCTTGCCCCATCGACCACCTCTGTCGCGCGTTCAACCTGCCACCGCGCGAAACCGAGGCCGATACGGTGGCGGGCTACATCACGGAGTTGATGCAACGCATCCCGCACAAAGGTGAATCCGTCCGTGATGCGGACTTTGCCTTTACGATCACGGAAGCGACCGCTTCAACGGTTGTGCGGGTGAAGATTGCTTTGCTGGTGGAGGGGTAG
- a CDS encoding VOC family protein, protein MKLGTFSLSLAVKDIAASRAFYEKLGFTQVGGEQSQNWLIMRSGETTIGLFQGMFERNCLTFNPGWNSQGETLENFDDVRAIQRQLKANGVGLNQEADESGTGPASITMIDPDGNPILIDQHVG, encoded by the coding sequence ATGAAACTCGGAACCTTTTCCCTCAGCCTCGCCGTCAAGGACATCGCCGCATCGCGCGCTTTTTATGAGAAACTGGGGTTCACTCAGGTCGGCGGCGAGCAATCGCAAAACTGGCTGATCATGCGCAGTGGCGAGACCACCATCGGTCTGTTTCAAGGCATGTTTGAACGGAACTGTCTGACTTTTAATCCAGGCTGGAACAGCCAGGGCGAAACTCTCGAAAACTTTGACGACGTGCGGGCGATCCAGCGTCAGCTCAAAGCCAACGGGGTCGGGCTCAATCAGGAGGCGGACGAGTCTGGCACGGGACCCGCGAGCATCACGATGATTGATCCGGACGGTAATCCCATTCTGATCGACCAACACGTGGGCTAG